DNA from Tripterygium wilfordii isolate XIE 37 chromosome 4, ASM1340144v1, whole genome shotgun sequence:
ttggcCTTTCCAAGATGACAACTGGTCCAatacaacctttttttttgtgtattaatGCAGGGAGCACGAAATGAAATATTTGCTATGCAGCCTGCTCCTATTCAGGTTTCATACATGGGATTTCCTGGAACAACCGGGACAACTTACATTGATTACTTGGTCACTGACGAGGTGAGTAAAGGACCAAAATCTAATCCTAGGTTTCTTGTATTATCCCTTACAACTTACTCTTTGCCTGATATGTACCTTTTCGTGCAGTTTGTTTCACCAATTCGCTTGGCACATATTTATTCTGAAaagtgttggacctatggtcctatatgtttaattttgatgatattaaatcatttataaatgataatgaaacattaaagcaatatttgatttatatgaattgaatttaaatgactatatatttttgagatagtgctggaaattaagttttgaaaacaaacatacatgaactaagttagagcatcaatttttcaattatcatatcttaaccaacttaggtccaaatgacttgaaacttgaactacatgcacatgaaggtttaatatatgttctaggactataatcatgagaaattaagtgcatcacatatatatttagtcatatgcttaaattccgccaaaactaggttttacctaattttgtgcatatgtgttcttggTGAACGtgatgaaccaaatgaactccgatttaaatgaaattttgtgtgcatcttagtttcatcactatgaacatatttgatttagtaaagttcaagagaaaaggtcatttacactgagtttgcaaaatgactttgaatttacacttagaatttatcggtttcactattagtgatctaattgcttggttgagtgaccaaacgatttccgattgttatgaaattttacatggacattctaatacatataaaatgatttatcatgcagtaatttgaattttctgggttgtttttctaatgtaattaacttatgcgctctatatgaagctctttgagcttacatgcaattggggagttctacctcctatttccttgtaggttaatcatcattgtggtctcatatggctcagaattcagtatgttcaagagtggtcgaagtcctgtttctaagaatgagcttggagctctaggaaactatgaaaaatcctatatttgccaactttccactaaggcacttaatcaagttgaatgaatccaacattgaggctattggttgtggtcttcatggagatacaactcttttcaaacatgtgggacaaaccttgtcctctctatcattagtgatatattcttgtttgacattttcactcaagacatgtgctaccaagaaagttaggttggtgcaatcaaacaagatccttgactaggagatcacttttgaagtctttgattcaaaatgaagggacaagatggcatagtacaatctacatccatggttgagaattaaagagagtttgaatggtcaagatttgaagacatacattgatcaaatggttgtgcataagacaactttcttgcttgcaatttttgacttaaaaaaggagcatgtgcaacgtctatatgctctatggtggagatttgtttgcccaaatcatcaatgaccaagattaggagctgcaatggatggtagagatcaactcttgaagtttgatccaatggctgcaagcataggagagaattgcctttaaaagaggatcttccctttcatacaacttggagaagcaaattgaaaattatccttgagagaaacctgttgctatcaagttcatcaatcatcaagctttcttgctatttgctacaacaatattctccaatacaagcctctacaatcaaggacttctcactactcttgcttttgcaaaagggaagttcctatatcctttaggctttgtttacttacaatctaaacctctcttgttcttaaaatcctatctttgagagtgttgctgtaatcttgagagttccacaccaaatacctttgaggtaacctgtgagaaccttggctgaaaatcccattgagaaattccctttgttaagggaaattgtaaacattgaagtttgagggagttcttagaaacccttggtgtaaggagttttgtgggtctcttaaaaccacaccttagtgaagttgggaaaatcctaggttggtgaatctaggtagtagacgtaggagaagggtctccgaactactataaatcgctgtgttgatttctttgtttacttgtttatatttactacttgtttcaaactgcaggattttcaaaaccctaatctgtccgagattagaagacttacttaaactttaaattttgatctgaatttttgatatagtattcattagggtgttgtgatactgcataccaaatttcgttgaattctgacttgatttgctaggtgaaatttgagttgtaaaatctgtgcgcagtgtgttgtttgaaaaatctgtttttgcaattccttgattatttgataattgatcattcaccatattgaatcacatcttgcattggaatgaatattgattaggataatcattagagtccaaaatTGTGtgttaattgttaattgacattgatttccttttaaattataaaaagagattcctatcggaatttggggacacaattcaccccccctcttgtgttaagtacgacgAGGTGAGTAAAGGACCAAAATCTAATCCTAGGTTTCTTGTATTATCCCTTACAACTTACTCTTTGCCTGATATGTACCTTTTCGTGCAGTTTGTTTCACCAATTCGCTTGGCACATATTTATtctgaaaagcttgtccatgtcCCTCATTGTTATTTTGTGAATGATTATAAGCAGGTTAGTCCTTAATTGGCTTTTAAATGCTACCTCTTTGATTTTATCACGTGCTTCGTAACATATTGCCTTATTGGAGATCTATTTTTTATAACAACATTAATATGTTTTCCCTTTCAGAAAAATTTGGATGTCTTGGACCCAACTTACCAGCAAAAGCGAGCTGATTATGGACTCCCTGaagataaatttatatttgCATGCTTTAATCAGCTGCATAAAATGGACCCTGAAATTTTTAATGCCTGGTAATGTTGGGATAGCCTTTAGTTTGTGGTTGCATGTGATAGTATGGCAGTTCAGCAATATAAGCTTATATTTTTGTATGGCTTCAGGTGCAATATCCTTAAACGTGTACCAAACAGTGCACTTTGGCTTCTGAGGTTCCCAGCTGCCGGTGAAATGAGAGTCCGCGCATGTAAGTGAATCTTCTATTTTCTATTACGAACGGTGTTTTCACTTGCATCATCTCCTAATGCATTCCCAGTCCTTGAACCAAACTAGACTTGTGGTTCTTTTTTAACCCTTCTGGGGGTTCTGTGTTAATACTTAATATTCTTATATGTTTGATCCTTGGATATGAGCCCTGCTTAAAAATTTGTGAACTTGTGCAGATGCTGCTGCACAGGGTGTGCAGCCAGATCAGATAATCTTCACAGATGTTGCAATGAAACGAGAGCATATCAAACGTAGTGCTTTAGCTGATTTATTCCTCGACACGTAAGatatatctttttatttcttctagAGTCGATCAATCGTTTTAGTTTGAAGTTTGTAAATTGATGGTTAAGTTATTATTTTTGCAGGCCTTTATGCAATGCGTATACTACGGGTACTGATGTTTTATGGGCTGGTCTACCAATTGTGACAGTGCCCCTTGAGAAAATGGCTACAAGGCTTGCCGGATCCCTTTGTCTTGCCACTGGATTGGGAGAGGAGATGATTGTTAGCAGGTTTGTGTCTCATTTGCCGCATAAATAGAAAGACATAAGACTTGGTGGCTAGATTTACGTACAGAAGTTTGCAACTCATATTTTGACAATATGCCATGCAAGTGGACCTTATTTTCTGGACCATATATGCTTATTGCCCTCTAGCGCTCTCCATCGTAGTAACAGTCTTTTAATGTCAAACTCCATTTTAAATGAATAATGTTGTCTACCTAACAAGCCAACCAAGTGGGCCTTGTTTTCTCTGGGCCATATACAATTTGCCCTCTAGCTCTCTATAAATTGTTCCATCATAGAGCAATGTTTTAACTTTAAACTCCATTTGATGCAACATTGTGTTTGGAGGTTAGGTATTCCACCTCCTTTGTTCCTCAGGTGGTACTGAATCCTCCTGAAGGTGGAATCTATTTGCCTGTCCATCTTTTCACTTTCTTGGCCATTGTGgaatgattttcattttttattttttgcttttgatgtACATGATTATATTTCTGAGtaaaatattattcattttcaaCTCTGTTTCGATGACCCTTCTACTGCAGCATAAAGGAGTATGAAGAGAAGGCAGTGTCTTTGGCATTAAACCGGCAAAAGCTTCAGGCTCTTACCAATAAACTCAAGGCAGCTCGCATGACTTGCCCTCTGTTTGACACGACACGCTGGGTGAGCCTATAAGACACGATCAAATCACTCTGCCTTTATCTGTGCCACAGATATTTTACTTAAGTTTATGCTTGTTTCCTTATTGCAGGTGAGGAATCTTGAAATGGCATATTTCAAAATGTGGAATCTTCATTGTTCAGGAGAGAAGCCCCAGCACTTCAAAGTTACCGAGGATGATATGGACTTCCCCTATGATAGATAAAAATATGAAGTGTGGGGGGAAGAGTCGGGATTTGTACGTAATTCAAATGATGCAGACTTGATGTGCCTTGTCATATCATTGCAGATGATTTGAATGTCATCTATGTTTTAGACAACCGGGTATTGGATCCGGTTTATGGAACTCCCACTCACGACCCATGTAACAAGCTACGCCAAGTAAGAAGTGTAAAACAATTAGCTCATAAGGACCGCCATTGTATAACCATTCATCAACGGATGCCGCTTCCCAGATTGGGTAAAAGTGCAAACCGATTGCTGCAGAAGTAGGAATAATGGCACCAGAAATAATATTGTTTCCATAAAGTAGAGATCCAGAAACAGGTTCACGAATACCATCAATATCTACTGGAGGGGCAGCAATAAAAGCGATAATAAATACAGAAGTTGCAGTCAATAAAGTAGGGATCATCAAAACACCAAACCACCCAATGTAAAGACGGTTTTCGGTGCTGGTTATCCAATTACAGAAGCGACCCCATAGGCTTTCGCTTTCGCGTCTCTCTAAAATTGCAGTCATGGTAAAATCttgatttatttaataattatcAGGGACTCCCAAGCACACGCATTCTCTATAAATGTAGAATTGAGGGCTTGTTATTCAACAGTATAACATGACTTATATATCCGTGTCAACCAATATCAACATCCATAAAAAGATATCTATAATCTTATCAATCTAGATTCATCAGAACTGGGGCCAGGTCGTTGATACAAATAATATCCAAATACCAAATCCGACCTCTACATAACCTCCGCAAAGTAGAAGAAGCTCTTGGGAAGCTCAAAGAAAGAATCTCTTCGTCCTCTGTAAAAAATTCTTCCAATAATTCCGAACCTAATCTTTTCAAAAAAGCGCGTACAGTACTTTTGTGTTTACGAGCCAAAGTTTTAACACAAGAAAGTCGAAGTACATATTTTATTCGAtacaaactctttttttttgaggatCCACTATAATAATGAGAAAAATTTGTGCATATACGCACAAATCGGTCAATAATATCCGACTCCGATGAATCAGCCCGGGTCGTTTTACTAATGGGATGTCCTAATACATTACAAACTCTCGCTTTTGCCAATAATACAATCAAAGAAATAAGTGGAACTCTTGTATCGAGTTTCTTCATAGCGTTATCTATTAGAAATGCATTGTCCACCATTTTACTCCGTACCACTGAATTATTTAGTCGCACACTTGAAAGATAGCCTAAAAAGTCGAGAGAATGCTTGGATAATTGGTTTATATAGATCCTTTCCGGTTGAGACCCCGCAAAAAAATGACATTGACATAAATTAACAAGATAAAATTTCCATTTATTCATCAGAAATGGCATATCTTTTGAAGCCAGAATGAATTTTCCTTGATATCTAACATAATGTGTGCAAGGATCCTTCAACAACCAAAGGATAACCTGAAAATAATTAGGAAAGACTTCTGCAAGATGTTCTATTTTTCCATAGAAATGGATTCGCTCAAGAAGGACCCGAGAGGATGTTGACCGTAAATGAGAATCTTGTTTACGtagaaaaagaaagatagaTTCGTATTCCGATACATAAGAATTATATAGGAACAAGAAAAATCTTGGATTACTTTGTGAAAAAATAGAAATGGATTTCTTTGGAGTAAGAAGACTATTCCAATTCCAATACTCATGGAGAACAAATCGTAATAAATGCAAAGAAGAAACATCTTTCACCCAGCATCGAACGATTTGAACCAGGATTTCCAGATGGATCGGATAGGGTATTAGTACATCTAATACATAATTTAAATGTGAAAATTTGTCCTCTAAAAAAGGAAATATTGAATGAATTGATCGTAAATTATGAGATTTTACCATTTCTGACCTTTCTAAAGAAGATGCGAATTGTAGGGAAAATGGAATTTCCACAATGACTGAGAAACCCTCTGATATCATTTGATAATATAAATTCTTGTTGCATTTAAAAAATAGATTTTGGTTAGAAAAATTAGTGGAAATAATCAAATGATTTTGTTGATCCATTCGAGTAATTAAACGTTTTACAATTAGTAAACTAGATTTATTTTCATAACTGACATTTTGCAACAAAATAGATCTATTTAAACCATAATCATGGGAAAGCACATAACTATACTCCCGAAAGATAAGTGGGTATAGGAAGTCATGCTGCCTAGATGGATCTAGACCTTCAAAATACCTAGAACCGATCCCCCAACTGTGCCCATATCAACACAAACCCTATTTCAATTAAATCAAGCTTGTGACCACCAATTAACATCAAAATCTGGACATCTTATCAAACATCAGCACTGTGAATATATCAACACCAAAACTAACACCCGAAATTAATCACAGCACCATGAATGCATCCTATCATCATCAAGatttaatacaataaataatCAAAGTTTCAAAGCCCGATCCATAATCCAATATGACAAGCTAGGAAGATTACAGCCATCAATTGCACCGGATATCAATAAACACCACATTATGACTAATAGACCTCATAGCTCAACATCACAGCCAAACATTACAGCCCAAACTTCACAGACACCAAATATCAATCATAGTGAATATACCAGTATAAATGAATATCAAAACCCAAAGTCAAAACAACGCACAAAAGAAGTTCAAGCTAGGAAGATTGAAACCCAGTATTAACAAAGATAGAACCGAGAAAATGGAACCCAACGAATCCAAGTATGTACGAGATATTACCTTCTTAGAGCAATCGAAAGTTCTCCTTTCTTAAACTCAAAGTTCTCCTTGACTCACGATTTTTCTCcctttgctttatttttttctttcctctctcccgatttccttcccctgttcttgctctctctctttttgtttttttttttctccttttcacaCCAAAACCCTCTTGTGCGGCAGCCCTCCTCTCACaagctttttttctctttttcctcccCTTTAACTTCGGCTACCCTctcccttttaacttatctttcttttaaaaaatcccaaaatgccccaaaGAACCCTATttacctctccttctctaaaaccctcaagacttacatttttgtcttttccttatttttgtgaaaccctaataaaggaaccacctttctctcttaaggattttcttttgtttattatttatttaaatgtcctattttttagatattttctagggtttagttatattgggcttgggttggaatttttatgggcttatggtccaagaaataggctataggattttttgcatgcttatgggtccaagaaacaggctttgaattttttgtgagattacgggctccagaacgggcttttgaattattgttattattattgtattttttaatttcattaattaaattttatttttttatttttttattattattttttttttgggccggacgaaaaccgggtactacagctgcccccctttgtatgtcttttatgaaataaaagacaaacaaaggtgtagtcaaccgagttttgtacgggaactgaaatgcgcgggatcacaaggccattcccggcttggccaaatgttggtgcagaaaataaagggcacgggatc
Protein-coding regions in this window:
- the LOC119995847 gene encoding maturase K-like, with product MDQQNHLIISTNFSNQNLFFKCNKNLYYQMISEGFSVIVEIPFSLQFASSLERSEMVKSHNLRSIHSIFPFLEDKFSHLNYVLDVLIPYPIHLEILVQIVRCWVKDVSSLHLLRFVLHEYWNWNSLLTPKKSISIFSQSNPRFFLFLYNSYVSEYESIFLFLRKQDSHLRSTSSRVLLERIHFYGKIEHLAEVFPNYFQVILWLLKDPCTHYVRYQGKFILASKDMPFLMNKWKFYLVNLCQCHFFAGSQPERIYINQLSKHSLDFLGYLSSVRLNNSVVRSKMVDNAFLIDNAMKKLDTRVPLISLIVLLAKARVCNVLGHPISKTTRADSSESDIIDRFVRICTNFSHYYSGSSKKKSLYRIKYVLRLSCVKTLARKHKSTVRAFLKRLGSELLEEFFTEDEEILSLSFPRASSTLRRLCRGRIWYLDIICINDLAPVLMNLD
- the LOC119995846 gene encoding probable UDP-N-acetylglucosamine--peptide N-acetylglucosaminyltransferase SEC produces the protein MLLTCCIRDIVISKFVLHIVCSGYVEAAIKSYKQALHLRPDFPEATCNLLHTLQCVCSWEDRHNMFSEVEGIIRRQINMSVLPSVQPFHAIAYPIDPLLALEISRKYAAHCSIIASRFALSPFNHLASVPVKQEGGSERLRVGYVSSDFGNHPLSHLMGSVFGMHDRENVEVFCYALSPNDGTEWRQRIQSEAEHFIEVSAMSSDMIAKLINEDKIQILVNLNGYTKGARNEIFAMQPAPIQVSYMGFPGTTGTTYIDYLVTDEFVSPIRLAHIYSEKLVHVPHCYFVNDYKQKNLDVLDPTYQQKRADYGLPEDKFIFACFNQLHKMDPEIFNAWCNILKRVPNSALWLLRFPAAGEMRVRAYAAAQGVQPDQIIFTDVAMKREHIKRSALADLFLDTPLCNAYTTGTDVLWAGLPIVTVPLEKMATRLAGSLCLATGLGEEMIVSSIKEYEEKAVSLALNRQKLQALTNKLKAARMTCPLFDTTRWVRNLEMAYFKMWNLHCSGEKPQHFKVTEDDMDFPYDR
- the LOC119996909 gene encoding photosystem II protein D1-like, yielding MTAILERRESESLWGRFCNWITSTENRLYIGWFGVLMIPTLLTATSVFIIAFIAAPPVDIDGIREPVSGSLLYGNNIISGAIIPTSAAIGLHFYPIWEAASVDEWLYNGGPYELIVLHFLLGVACYMGREWEFHKPDPIPGCLKHR